The Streptomyces albofaciens JCM 4342 genome has a segment encoding these proteins:
- a CDS encoding methyltransferase domain-containing protein: MTVWGDTPGRGHGKPPWASTPEPSLHTPGDGEKQALKEVRCRARIRCGVGDFAWIGDLAGLRVAELGCGTGEHIAHAAAHGAALAIGIDVAAHRIAQARARYGHLPTLFWRIGDAVTVWPHCPG, encoded by the coding sequence GTGACCGTTTGGGGAGACACACCGGGCCGCGGCCACGGGAAACCTCCTTGGGCATCGACACCAGAACCGTCGCTGCACACGCCAGGCGACGGCGAGAAGCAGGCGCTAAAGGAAGTTCGGTGCCGTGCGCGCATCCGGTGTGGGGTCGGCGACTTCGCCTGGATCGGCGACCTCGCCGGGCTGCGCGTCGCGGAACTGGGCTGCGGCACCGGCGAACACATCGCCCACGCCGCCGCCCACGGAGCCGCGCTCGCCATTGGCATCGATGTCGCCGCACATCGCATCGCCCAGGCCCGCGCCCGCTACGGACACCTGCCCACCCTGTTCTGGCGCATCGGCGACGCCGTCACCGTCTGGCCGCACTGCCCTGGCTGA
- a CDS encoding ABC transporter ATP-binding protein, protein MTPAHTPPSHPDDHPAAAAYGLTKVHDMGGHRVTALDKVSLDIPRGHFTAIMGPSGSGKSTLLHCLAGLDSPSSGAAWIGEVNLTELSDRQLTLMRRDRIGFIFQAFHLLPTLTVLENITLPTVIAGKRPDPQWLTEVIATLGLRDRLAHRPPQLSGGQQQRVACARAMLSQPEIIFADEPTGNLDSRAGAEVLRLLQESVHRLGQTIVMVTHDPVAASCTDRAVFLADGRVVDELQQPTRDRVLARMRLFDATGNP, encoded by the coding sequence ATGACTCCGGCACACACCCCGCCCAGCCACCCAGATGATCATCCGGCAGCCGCTGCCTACGGCCTCACCAAGGTCCACGACATGGGCGGCCACCGGGTCACGGCGTTGGACAAGGTGTCCTTGGACATCCCCCGAGGGCACTTCACCGCCATCATGGGTCCCTCGGGCTCCGGTAAATCCACCCTGTTGCATTGCCTGGCCGGGCTCGACTCCCCGTCCTCCGGCGCGGCCTGGATCGGTGAGGTGAATCTGACCGAGCTGTCGGACCGGCAGCTGACGCTGATGCGCCGGGACCGGATCGGTTTCATCTTCCAGGCGTTCCACTTGCTGCCGACCCTGACTGTCTTGGAAAACATCACCCTGCCCACGGTGATCGCCGGTAAGCGCCCGGATCCGCAATGGCTCACCGAGGTGATCGCCACGCTGGGCCTGCGGGACCGGCTGGCCCACCGGCCGCCGCAACTGTCCGGCGGGCAGCAGCAACGAGTGGCCTGTGCCCGTGCGATGCTGAGCCAGCCGGAGATCATCTTCGCGGACGAACCCACCGGGAACCTCGATTCCCGGGCAGGCGCCGAGGTGCTGCGGCTGCTTCAGGAGTCGGTCCACCGGCTCGGCCAGACCATCGTCATGGTCACGCACGACCCGGTGGCCGCCTCCTGCACCGACCGTGCGGTGTTCCTCGCCGACGGAAGGGTCGTCGACGAACTGCAGCAGCCGACGAGGGACCGGGTGCTGGCCCGTATGCGGCTGTTCGACGCCACAGGCAACCCCTGA
- a CDS encoding LamG-like jellyroll fold domain-containing protein, which yields MLPSLLISTLLAALGVATTNGLFTSPPEAWASGRNVLTQKAAFGLDEEAGARRVLGGTAQEFTARPTGGAELGVAGKNGTALHLNGTTAYAATTGPVADTTKSFSVSAWVKLGDKTGNYTFLSQSGNHASGFQLYYSKTYDKWVFNRHTKDSDDTQIVRAMSKDAARTDAWTHLTGSYDAAKKTVSLFVNGKLQESTAFTTPWRASGGLQFGRVLYKSSWQENAQGLIDDVRVIQSPLTAADAASVSAGDTPAHLQELAAFSLDEKSGSASISGGKGAGPVATLAGEGAELGVAGKNGTALHLNGTTAYAATSGPMVDTTKSFSVSAWVKLDDKNRNHTFLSQSGNHASGFQLYYSKSYDKWVFNRHVKDTDDTQIVRSTSTEAAQAGVWTQLTGVYDAAAKQIQLFVNGKPQPATEFTTPWRAAGALQIGRLHYKSAWQEHFAGTIDDIRISGQESAAHCSRTETVGHRGAPKLAPENTLASLEAAADHGAEWVETDVQFTKDGQAVIMHDPTVDRMTDGTGRIDQLTADQISRLTVKGGGRVPTLEQVLASLKQRSARLLLEIKGPQSPAHVEKTLELVTEAGMAERTMIQSFDEDVVRNAAASAHKMKVALLRDKLDPDPVATARKFSLTAYSIAYKGLSARPTALDQLKAAGIDVFVWTVDRESDWETATTWGVDGIITNRPDVLLQWRKSNCTEPSPTH from the coding sequence GTGCTGCCATCCCTCCTGATATCCACCCTCCTGGCCGCACTCGGCGTGGCCACGACCAACGGTCTGTTCACATCGCCACCGGAAGCCTGGGCCTCCGGGAGGAACGTACTGACGCAGAAGGCGGCTTTCGGCCTGGACGAGGAGGCCGGCGCGCGCCGCGTCCTGGGCGGTACCGCCCAGGAATTCACCGCACGGCCGACCGGCGGCGCCGAACTGGGCGTCGCGGGCAAGAACGGTACGGCGCTGCACCTGAACGGCACGACGGCCTACGCCGCCACGACCGGACCGGTGGCGGACACCACGAAGTCCTTCTCCGTCTCGGCCTGGGTCAAGCTCGGCGACAAGACCGGTAACTACACGTTCCTTTCCCAGTCCGGAAACCACGCCAGCGGCTTCCAGCTCTACTACTCCAAAACCTACGACAAGTGGGTCTTCAACCGGCACACCAAGGATTCCGACGACACCCAGATCGTCCGCGCGATGAGCAAGGACGCCGCCCGGACGGACGCCTGGACGCACCTGACCGGTTCCTACGACGCGGCGAAGAAGACGGTGTCGCTGTTCGTGAACGGCAAGCTCCAGGAGTCGACGGCATTCACCACGCCGTGGCGGGCCTCCGGTGGCCTGCAATTCGGCCGAGTTCTCTACAAGAGCTCCTGGCAGGAGAACGCCCAGGGCCTCATTGACGACGTACGGGTGATCCAGTCACCGCTCACGGCGGCCGACGCCGCTTCGGTCTCCGCAGGTGACACCCCGGCCCACCTCCAGGAACTGGCCGCCTTCTCCCTGGACGAGAAGTCCGGCAGCGCGAGCATCAGCGGCGGCAAGGGCGCGGGACCCGTCGCCACGCTGGCGGGTGAAGGCGCCGAACTGGGCGTCGCGGGCAAGAACGGTACGGCGCTGCACCTGAACGGCACAACGGCCTACGCCGCCACGTCCGGCCCCATGGTGGACACCACGAAGTCCTTCTCCGTCTCGGCCTGGGTCAAGCTGGACGACAAGAACCGCAACCACACATTCCTTTCCCAGTCCGGAAACCACGCCAGCGGCTTCCAGCTCTACTACTCCAAGTCCTACGACAAATGGGTCTTCAACCGCCATGTCAAGGACACCGACGACACCCAGATCGTCCGCTCCACCAGCACCGAGGCGGCACAGGCCGGAGTCTGGACCCAGCTGACCGGCGTCTACGACGCCGCGGCGAAGCAGATCCAGCTCTTCGTCAACGGTAAGCCTCAGCCGGCCACCGAATTCACCACGCCGTGGCGCGCCGCCGGAGCCCTCCAGATCGGCCGGCTGCACTACAAGAGCGCCTGGCAGGAGCACTTCGCCGGCACCATCGACGACATCCGGATATCCGGGCAGGAATCCGCCGCCCACTGCTCCCGCACCGAAACGGTCGGCCACCGCGGCGCGCCCAAGCTCGCCCCGGAGAACACCCTCGCCTCGCTGGAGGCGGCCGCCGACCACGGCGCGGAATGGGTCGAGACCGACGTGCAGTTCACCAAGGACGGCCAGGCGGTCATCATGCACGACCCGACCGTCGACAGGATGACCGACGGAACGGGCCGCATCGACCAGCTCACCGCGGACCAGATATCCAGACTGACCGTGAAGGGCGGAGGCCGGGTCCCCACCCTGGAACAGGTTCTGGCTTCCCTCAAGCAGAGGTCTGCACGCCTCCTCCTGGAAATCAAGGGACCCCAGTCCCCTGCTCACGTCGAAAAGACCCTCGAACTCGTCACCGAGGCCGGAATGGCCGAGCGCACGATGATCCAGTCCTTCGACGAGGACGTGGTACGCAACGCCGCCGCCTCCGCCCACAAGATGAAGGTCGCCCTCCTCCGCGACAAACTCGACCCGGACCCGGTCGCCACGGCCCGCAAGTTCTCCCTCACGGCCTACTCGATCGCCTACAAGGGCCTGTCGGCCCGCCCCACCGCCCTCGACCAGCTCAAGGCCGCCGGCATCGACGTCTTCGTCTGGACCGTCGACCGCGAATCCGACTGGGAGACCGCGACGACCTGGGGCGTCGACGGCATCATCACCAACCGCCCGGACGTACTCCTCCAATGGCGCAAGTCCAACTGCACGGAGCCGTCCCCCACACACTGA
- a CDS encoding LamG-like jellyroll fold domain-containing protein, which produces MKLARRIIATGAAAAACAAAVSTTSTSCLIPAMATVADGEPGYAIEDFAYPGADKIKAEKGITLKRGDGQILLAECGSSPGLMEIWSRKNDKTCFEVTGAAGYLALEIPAVFSVKGSADQAADITLTAPDGKKQEVKVPKNEWTPVGESTDPQTREHTLVEISVGRYQPAPLTGDPARPWLTRITVNTPGQEGGRSCSGALVDRTWVLTAASCFTDDPAKALRAPAAPTPSATAAFAGRAPVKINYLIPRGDRDVLLARLETPVTDITPATLAGGPSADGAALVAAGYGRTDTAWLPKSPHTSGVTRGSATATTLALTGGRICKGDTGGPVLDADGSITAVQSRADHAGCLGQTGQGDSAVAARTDNIVPWLDGSTFSGKARFGLDEKAGARRVLGGAAQEFIARPAGGAELGVPGRNGTALQLNGTSAYAATSGPVVDTTKSFSVSAWVKLGDKDRNYTFLSQAGNHASGFQLYYSKTYDKWVFNRHAKDADDTAIIRASSKDVAQPGTWTHLAGSYDAAKKTVSLFVNGKLQESTAFTTPWRAGGGLQIGRLHYKSAWQENALGAVDDVRVIQSPLTAADAASVSEGDTPAHLQELAAFPLDEKSGSASISGGKGAGPVATVAGGGAELGVPGKVGTALHLNGTTAYAATSGPMVDTTKSFTVSAWVKLDDKDRNYTFLSQAGNHASGFQLYYSKTYDKWVFNRHAKDADETAIIRSTSTDVAQAGVWTQLTGVYDAAAKKIQLFVNGKPQPATEFTTPWRAAGALQIGRLHYKSAWLENAAGTIDNLRVWDRAVDAAESVNDGIRVTG; this is translated from the coding sequence ATGAAGCTCGCACGGCGGATCATCGCCACGGGTGCGGCGGCAGCGGCCTGTGCGGCTGCCGTCAGCACCACCTCCACGTCCTGCTTAATCCCGGCCATGGCGACGGTCGCCGACGGCGAACCCGGTTACGCGATCGAGGACTTCGCCTACCCGGGCGCGGACAAGATCAAGGCGGAGAAGGGGATCACCCTCAAGCGCGGCGACGGCCAGATCCTCCTGGCCGAGTGCGGCAGCTCCCCGGGCCTGATGGAGATCTGGTCGCGGAAGAACGACAAGACCTGCTTCGAGGTCACCGGCGCCGCCGGCTACCTCGCGCTGGAGATCCCGGCCGTCTTCTCGGTCAAGGGCAGCGCCGACCAGGCGGCGGACATCACGCTCACCGCGCCGGACGGCAAGAAACAGGAGGTGAAGGTCCCGAAGAACGAGTGGACGCCGGTCGGCGAGTCCACCGATCCGCAGACCCGCGAGCACACGCTGGTCGAGATCTCCGTCGGCCGCTACCAGCCCGCCCCGCTGACCGGCGACCCGGCCCGCCCCTGGCTGACCCGGATCACCGTGAACACGCCGGGCCAGGAAGGCGGCCGCAGCTGCAGCGGAGCCCTCGTCGACCGCACCTGGGTGCTGACCGCGGCCAGCTGCTTCACCGACGACCCGGCCAAGGCGCTGCGGGCCCCGGCCGCCCCCACACCGTCCGCGACGGCCGCCTTCGCCGGCCGGGCCCCAGTGAAGATCAACTACCTGATACCCCGAGGTGACCGGGACGTCCTGCTCGCCCGCCTGGAGACCCCGGTCACCGACATCACCCCCGCCACCCTCGCCGGCGGCCCCTCGGCCGACGGAGCCGCGCTGGTCGCCGCCGGGTACGGCCGTACCGACACCGCGTGGCTGCCCAAGAGCCCGCACACCTCCGGCGTGACCCGCGGCAGCGCCACCGCTACCACCCTCGCGCTGACCGGCGGCCGGATCTGCAAGGGCGACACCGGCGGACCGGTCCTCGACGCCGACGGAAGCATCACAGCGGTGCAGAGCCGGGCGGACCACGCCGGCTGCCTGGGCCAGACCGGGCAGGGCGACAGCGCGGTCGCGGCGCGTACCGACAACATCGTGCCCTGGCTCGACGGCAGCACCTTCAGCGGCAAGGCACGGTTCGGCCTGGACGAGAAGGCCGGCGCACGCCGGGTCCTGGGCGGCGCCGCCCAGGAGTTCATCGCACGGCCGGCCGGCGGAGCGGAACTGGGCGTCCCCGGCAGGAACGGTACGGCGCTCCAGCTCAACGGCACCTCGGCGTACGCGGCCACGTCCGGCCCCGTGGTGGACACCACGAAGTCGTTCTCGGTGTCGGCCTGGGTCAAGCTCGGCGACAAGGACCGCAACTACACGTTCCTGTCGCAGGCCGGGAACCACGCCAGCGGCTTCCAGCTCTACTACTCCAAGACCTACGACAAGTGGGTCTTCAACCGCCACGCCAAGGACGCCGACGACACCGCGATCATCCGCGCGTCGAGCAAGGACGTCGCGCAGCCGGGCACCTGGACGCACTTGGCCGGTTCCTACGACGCGGCGAAGAAGACGGTGTCGCTGTTCGTGAACGGCAAGCTCCAGGAGTCGACGGCATTCACCACGCCGTGGCGGGCCGGCGGCGGCCTGCAGATCGGCCGGCTGCACTACAAGAGCGCCTGGCAGGAGAACGCCCTGGGCGCCGTCGACGACGTACGGGTGATCCAGTCGCCGCTCACGGCGGCCGACGCCGCTTCGGTCTCCGAGGGTGACACCCCGGCCCACCTCCAGGAACTGGCCGCCTTCCCGCTGGACGAGAAGTCCGGCAGCGCGAGCATCAGCGGCGGCAAGGGCGCGGGCCCCGTCGCCACGGTGGCCGGCGGCGGCGCCGAACTGGGCGTGCCCGGCAAGGTGGGTACGGCGCTGCACCTGAACGGCACGACGGCCTACGCGGCCACGTCCGGCCCCATGGTGGACACCACGAAGTCCTTCACCGTCTCGGCCTGGGTCAAGCTGGACGACAAGGACCGCAACTACACGTTCCTGTCACAGGCCGGGAACCACGCCAGCGGCTTCCAGCTCTACTACTCCAAGACCTACGACAAATGGGTCTTCAACCGCCACGCCAAGGACGCCGACGAAACCGCGATCATCCGCTCCACCAGCACGGACGTGGCACAGGCCGGAGTCTGGACCCAGCTGACCGGCGTCTACGACGCCGCGGCCAAGAAAATCCAGCTCTTCGTCAACGGTAAGCCCCAGCCGGCCACCGAATTCACCACGCCGTGGCGCGCCGCCGGAGCCCTCCAGATCGGCCGGCTGCACTACAAGAGCGCCTGGCTGGAGAACGCCGCCGGGACCATCGACAACCTGCGGGTCTGGGACCGGGCCGTCGACGCGGCCGAAAGCGTCAACGACGGCATCAGGGTGACCGGCTGA
- a CDS encoding nitronate monooxygenase: MPVVRAGGELPEVIQGGMGVGVSGWRLARAVSSVGQLGVVSGTALDALLTRRLQIGDPGGDVRRALAAFPVPELATAVLDRFYVEGGVAAGERLRAQPMLRVERGEQAELLTVLGNFVEVWLAKEGHEGPVGINYLEKVQLGLAPGMFGAILAGVDWVLVGAGVPGHVPELARRLARLEPVTVRVRFDGAEEDYDHYFDPAALLERTGFGAGQGCQCGSDIDGGGERTGTGCRGTAPTQGKRQVRDVRIESLRPDARPSTAEMPHLTPSAVLARPLRRPNVLAIVSLPLLASYLARDEATVPDGFVIETHRAGGHSAPPRGALQLDAKGEPVYGPRDHPDLAKMAGIGLPFWLAGGAAHPERLTAARALGAAGVQVGSAFALCEESGLQPGLRQVLRTRARAGALKVRNDPRASPTGFPFKVAEVSGTLSDPAVRTARRRVCDLGYLRVPYRTAKGTIGYRCPAEPEAAYLRKGGSAADTEGRLCLCNGLLASVGLGQRHPLGGDEPPVVTLGQDLTFLADLSPDGGPYRAVEVVEWLTGGREDGTAPRTTGREPRRQ; this comes from the coding sequence ATGCCGGTGGTCAGAGCGGGCGGAGAACTGCCGGAGGTCATCCAGGGCGGGATGGGCGTCGGTGTCTCCGGCTGGCGACTGGCCCGCGCTGTCAGCTCCGTCGGGCAGCTTGGTGTCGTGTCGGGCACGGCACTCGATGCTCTTCTGACACGACGGCTCCAGATCGGCGACCCGGGCGGTGACGTGCGCCGCGCCCTTGCGGCCTTTCCCGTACCGGAGTTGGCAACCGCGGTCCTGGACCGCTTCTATGTCGAAGGCGGTGTCGCGGCGGGAGAGCGCCTTCGTGCGCAGCCGATGCTGCGGGTCGAGCGCGGGGAGCAGGCCGAGTTGCTCACCGTGCTCGGCAATTTCGTAGAGGTGTGGCTCGCCAAGGAGGGGCACGAGGGACCGGTCGGGATCAATTACCTGGAAAAGGTTCAACTGGGGCTCGCTCCCGGCATGTTCGGAGCGATCCTCGCGGGGGTGGACTGGGTCCTGGTGGGCGCGGGCGTCCCCGGGCACGTGCCTGAGTTGGCACGGCGGCTTGCGCGGCTGGAGCCGGTGACCGTGCGTGTCAGGTTCGACGGGGCCGAGGAGGACTACGACCACTATTTCGATCCGGCCGCCCTGCTGGAACGCACGGGCTTCGGGGCGGGCCAGGGCTGTCAGTGCGGTAGCGACATCGACGGCGGGGGCGAGAGGACGGGGACGGGCTGCCGTGGGACGGCGCCGACGCAAGGCAAGCGACAGGTACGAGATGTGCGGATCGAGTCGCTCCGGCCGGACGCGAGGCCATCCACGGCCGAGATGCCCCACCTCACCCCATCGGCGGTTCTCGCCCGACCGTTGCGACGACCGAACGTGCTTGCCATCGTGTCACTGCCGCTCCTGGCCTCGTATTTGGCCCGCGATGAAGCCACGGTACCCGATGGTTTTGTGATCGAGACCCATCGCGCAGGCGGCCACAGTGCTCCGCCGCGCGGCGCTTTGCAACTCGACGCGAAAGGCGAACCCGTCTATGGACCGCGCGATCACCCCGATCTCGCGAAGATGGCGGGGATCGGCCTTCCCTTCTGGCTCGCGGGCGGTGCCGCCCACCCCGAACGGCTCACGGCGGCGCGAGCCCTGGGTGCGGCCGGTGTGCAGGTCGGCAGTGCGTTCGCGCTGTGCGAAGAGTCGGGCCTGCAGCCCGGCCTGCGCCAGGTGCTGAGGACGCGGGCTCGCGCCGGGGCGCTGAAGGTACGCAACGATCCGAGGGCATCGCCCACCGGCTTCCCCTTCAAGGTCGCTGAGGTGTCAGGCACCCTGTCCGATCCCGCGGTCCGAACAGCCCGTCGCCGGGTGTGCGACCTCGGCTACCTGCGCGTCCCCTACCGCACCGCCAAGGGCACGATCGGCTACCGCTGCCCCGCCGAACCGGAGGCCGCCTACCTCCGCAAGGGCGGCTCGGCTGCCGACACTGAGGGCCGTCTCTGCCTGTGCAACGGGCTACTGGCCAGCGTTGGGCTCGGTCAGCGTCATCCCCTCGGAGGCGACGAACCGCCGGTCGTCACCTTGGGCCAAGACCTGACTTTCTTGGCGGATCTGAGCCCGGACGGCGGCCCCTATCGGGCAGTCGAAGTAGTGGAGTGGCTGACGGGGGGACGCGAAGACGGGACCGCTCCCCGGACGACCGGACGAGAACCCCGACGCCAGTGA
- a CDS encoding FtsX-like permease family protein, giving the protein MSVAPPSPPPLSIPRLTPTRLLLSEVRVYPGRVIGVAAACCATAAGVGACLLLLLGASLADHQADSPEAAAAQGAQQIMGLLMSMLLMCAVLVTGSTVSLWTGQRLRQFAVLRALGTTAARLRLMVAADVARLALVSAAVGAAAGALPLAVLGRHLLIEQQMWPAGTSLPPPVQIWGVCAAVCLATGGIGVLAALLSVRAAGRVNAIDLLKDHESAPGLQRSRARLITGLSLALLCGSLLPYMVLSSLPAKVRAGIPTALALLVIPTLAVLAPWIIPPLTRPLCAVLRVLDRRVGAVATAGLRATPARTAALAVPVLLAVGITACMLGAGATLGRATQQEVASALRADAVISAEPGVRLPASPGPLPGATATPVVATQVTVPGRKRSSAPKPVRAWGVDGRVLTRVLDLSAREGDLTKVAEGTFAAGATFADEAKWKIGQSVDLTLADGTTQRSTLVATYTRDLAFPRMILPRATALAHTASAAADRIFLTGPGNAWPAAKGQTVASREEYAQTFTRSPGDDLAARLIVAVVAAYALLAAANTSALAQRDRAAQRAHLRALGLSRFQMLRCVLYEALGAGAVGAVLSGLVAVVCLVPLSVTLSLGPLPTVDAPWTGGVLAAAAVALGVPAVLTAHPLLAVQRQFARRGQ; this is encoded by the coding sequence GTGTCTGTGGCGCCCCCCTCCCCGCCCCCTCTGAGCATCCCCCGCCTCACCCCCACCCGCCTTCTCCTGTCGGAGGTACGGGTGTATCCCGGGCGGGTGATCGGCGTGGCGGCAGCGTGCTGCGCCACCGCGGCGGGGGTCGGGGCCTGTCTGTTGCTGCTGCTCGGCGCGAGTCTGGCCGATCATCAGGCGGACTCGCCCGAAGCGGCCGCCGCCCAAGGCGCTCAGCAGATCATGGGGCTGCTGATGTCCATGCTGCTGATGTGCGCGGTCCTGGTCACCGGCTCCACCGTCTCGCTGTGGACGGGACAGCGGCTGCGCCAGTTCGCCGTCCTCAGGGCCCTGGGGACCACCGCCGCCCGGCTGCGGCTGATGGTGGCCGCGGACGTGGCACGCCTGGCCCTGGTCTCGGCGGCCGTCGGTGCCGCAGCCGGAGCCCTGCCGCTCGCAGTGCTCGGCCGTCACTTGCTGATCGAGCAGCAGATGTGGCCCGCCGGCACCTCGCTGCCGCCGCCCGTCCAGATATGGGGCGTCTGCGCCGCCGTGTGCCTGGCGACCGGCGGCATCGGCGTACTTGCCGCGCTGCTGAGCGTGCGGGCCGCAGGACGGGTCAACGCGATCGACCTCCTGAAGGACCACGAGAGCGCGCCCGGACTCCAGCGGAGTCGGGCCCGGTTGATCACCGGTCTGTCCTTGGCGTTGCTGTGCGGGTCCCTGCTGCCCTATATGGTCCTCTCGTCGCTTCCGGCGAAAGTACGCGCCGGCATCCCCACAGCACTGGCCCTGCTCGTCATCCCCACTCTGGCCGTGCTGGCCCCGTGGATCATCCCGCCGCTGACCCGACCGCTGTGCGCGGTCCTGCGCGTGCTGGACCGGCGCGTGGGCGCCGTCGCCACCGCAGGCCTGCGGGCCACGCCCGCCCGCACCGCGGCCCTGGCCGTTCCCGTCCTGCTGGCCGTGGGGATCACCGCCTGCATGCTCGGCGCCGGCGCCACCCTGGGTCGCGCGACCCAGCAGGAGGTCGCATCGGCGCTCCGGGCCGACGCGGTGATCAGCGCGGAACCGGGAGTTCGGCTCCCGGCCAGTCCCGGCCCGCTCCCTGGAGCCACCGCCACCCCCGTGGTGGCCACCCAGGTCACCGTGCCCGGCCGCAAACGCAGCTCAGCGCCCAAGCCGGTCCGTGCCTGGGGCGTGGACGGACGCGTGCTGACACGCGTGCTGGACCTTTCCGCGCGGGAGGGGGACCTCACGAAGGTCGCCGAGGGCACCTTCGCCGCAGGTGCCACCTTCGCTGACGAGGCGAAGTGGAAGATCGGCCAGTCCGTCGACCTGACGCTGGCGGACGGGACGACACAGCGGTCCACCCTCGTCGCGACCTACACGCGGGACCTGGCGTTTCCCCGCATGATTCTCCCGCGCGCCACCGCCCTCGCCCACACCGCCTCCGCCGCTGCCGACCGGATCTTTTTGACCGGACCGGGCAACGCCTGGCCCGCGGCGAAAGGCCAGACCGTCGCCTCACGCGAGGAATACGCGCAGACCTTCACCCGCAGCCCCGGCGACGACCTGGCCGCCCGGCTGATCGTGGCAGTGGTCGCGGCATACGCACTGCTGGCGGCGGCCAACACCAGTGCCCTGGCGCAGCGGGACCGGGCGGCGCAGCGCGCCCACCTGCGGGCCTTGGGGCTCAGCCGGTTCCAGATGCTGCGCTGTGTGCTGTACGAGGCACTGGGCGCAGGGGCGGTCGGGGCGGTGCTCTCCGGCCTGGTAGCCGTGGTGTGCCTGGTGCCGCTGTCCGTGACGCTCAGCCTCGGTCCGCTGCCGACGGTCGACGCGCCGTGGACCGGGGGTGTACTGGCGGCTGCCGCCGTGGCCCTCGGCGTCCCCGCCGTCCTGACGGCCCACCCGCTGCTGGCCGTCCAGCGGCAGTTCGCCCGGAGAGGCCAGTGA
- a CDS encoding MFS transporter: MTAAPPGPALGRPFWLLFGEEAASAFGTSASVIALPVVAMRASGDVRQAGLASTALSAGILLARLPAGVCADRCNRRTLLRSGNLLGAAILATLALLQSQKALCLPVLAPAALLLGMAGSTLVPAENVAVRTFVHPDPVPKALSLMQARTAVSMIAGPVAGGALLTVEPAWVFTLDAATYLLAAACVAALPPRAGFIGAGQLTLKAACDGVRFLWRSPFLRYAAVNAAVLNLIFNGLLIVIITSAGSGERAGLGIGLQTAAIGAGALGGSLIAAPVARRLPAARGIALSTGAIAVALTCFALVPGGAAAAFPLAVASAFGPVVTVLLTTAQMRMTPAELQGRVHSGTSFLAQAASPLAPTSAAVSTHAFGLLPTVLGAALVVVLLALVGNVVTARHIPVSSPATAGRTAAGGAGAETTDARGTSATELPGTGQDTGAGDQKPTLGNQE; this comes from the coding sequence GTGACTGCAGCGCCGCCGGGGCCGGCACTGGGCAGACCGTTCTGGCTGCTGTTCGGCGAGGAGGCCGCGTCAGCGTTCGGAACAAGCGCCTCGGTCATCGCGCTGCCGGTGGTCGCGATGCGGGCCTCCGGGGATGTCCGGCAAGCCGGGCTGGCGAGCACGGCGTTGTCCGCGGGCATTCTCCTGGCCCGTCTGCCCGCCGGAGTGTGCGCGGACCGATGCAACCGCCGGACGCTGCTGCGCTCCGGCAATCTGCTCGGCGCGGCGATCCTCGCGACTCTGGCGCTGCTCCAGTCGCAAAAAGCCCTGTGCCTGCCCGTGCTGGCGCCTGCCGCGCTCCTTTTGGGCATGGCCGGAAGTACCCTGGTCCCGGCCGAGAACGTCGCCGTCCGGACGTTCGTGCACCCCGACCCTGTCCCGAAGGCCTTGTCGTTGATGCAGGCACGCACAGCCGTGTCCATGATCGCCGGGCCGGTGGCCGGCGGCGCGCTGCTCACGGTGGAACCGGCGTGGGTCTTCACCCTCGATGCCGCCACCTACCTCCTCGCGGCAGCATGCGTGGCGGCCCTGCCACCGAGGGCAGGGTTCATCGGCGCCGGGCAGCTCACACTGAAGGCAGCCTGCGACGGCGTCCGTTTCCTGTGGCGCTCGCCGTTCCTGCGATACGCCGCGGTCAATGCCGCTGTCCTGAACCTGATCTTCAACGGTCTGTTGATCGTCATCATCACCTCGGCCGGCAGCGGAGAGCGGGCCGGTCTGGGCATCGGGTTGCAGACCGCGGCGATCGGGGCCGGGGCCCTGGGAGGTTCTCTGATCGCGGCTCCGGTGGCCCGGCGTCTGCCGGCAGCGCGCGGGATCGCGTTGTCGACCGGCGCGATCGCTGTGGCATTGACTTGCTTCGCGCTCGTGCCCGGCGGCGCGGCTGCGGCGTTCCCGCTCGCCGTCGCCTCCGCTTTCGGACCGGTGGTCACCGTCTTGCTGACCACCGCGCAGATGCGGATGACTCCGGCTGAGCTTCAGGGCCGGGTGCACAGCGGGACCAGTTTCCTCGCTCAGGCCGCCTCCCCGCTGGCCCCGACTTCCGCCGCCGTGTCCACCCATGCCTTCGGACTTCTTCCGACCGTGCTGGGAGCCGCGCTGGTGGTGGTCCTCCTCGCTCTCGTCGGCAATGTCGTCACCGCCCGCCACATCCCCGTCTCATCACCAGCCACGGCTGGACGCACCGCGGCCGGCGGAGCCGGTGCTGAGACGACCGACGCCCGCGGAACCAGCGCAACCGAGCTGCCGGGCACGGGCCAGGACACCGGAGCCGGTGATCAGAAACCAACGCTCGGAAACCAGGAATGA